A genomic window from Candidatus Denitrolinea symbiosum includes:
- a CDS encoding sulfotransferase — translation MIVLSVGMPRAGSGWHYNVIHDLMAATGAADARDIREKYRLQKILTEVNCNIGVLSARRLAMTTVPALMGNTFVIKAHAGPSTWSRLLEAIGLLKVAYIYRDPRDAMLSAYEFGQRAIQKGRPNAFSHLTDFEKTLEFAAEYVRIWEKWMQEKRVLAARYEDLLTDYDNEITRLLGFLKLDGAQPEVREVIERYRPGANDNQQGLHFYKGKIGRFRQAYDAAQQAVLAERFGPALKKMGYEI, via the coding sequence ATGATCGTCCTTTCCGTCGGAATGCCGCGCGCCGGTTCGGGCTGGCACTACAACGTCATCCACGACCTGATGGCCGCCACAGGCGCCGCCGACGCGCGCGACATCCGCGAGAAATACCGCCTGCAAAAGATCCTGACCGAAGTGAACTGCAACATCGGAGTCCTGTCCGCCCGGCGGCTGGCGATGACGACCGTCCCCGCGCTGATGGGCAACACCTTCGTCATCAAGGCTCACGCGGGACCTTCGACCTGGTCCCGTTTGCTGGAAGCGATCGGCCTCTTGAAGGTCGCCTACATCTACCGCGACCCGCGCGACGCCATGCTCTCCGCGTACGAGTTCGGCCAGCGCGCCATCCAGAAGGGACGTCCCAACGCGTTTTCGCACCTGACCGATTTCGAGAAGACGCTGGAGTTCGCCGCCGAATACGTCCGCATCTGGGAGAAGTGGATGCAGGAAAAGCGCGTCCTCGCCGCCCGCTACGAAGACCTGCTGACGGATTACGACAACGAGATTACGCGCCTGCTTGGATTCCTTAAATTGGACGGGGCCCAGCCCGAGGTCCGGGAAGTGATCGAGCGATACCGTCCCGGCGCGAACGACAACCAGCAGGGACTCCACTTTTACAAGGGCAAGATCGGGCGCTTCCGTCAAGCCTACGACGCGGCGCAGCAGGCGGTCCTGGCGGAGCGGTTCGGTCCCGCGCTGAAAAAAATGGGGTACGAAATTTAG